In the genome of Cryptomeria japonica chromosome 8, Sugi_1.0, whole genome shotgun sequence, one region contains:
- the LOC131079526 gene encoding uncharacterized protein LOC131079526, with amino-acid sequence MVLKRTKLGLMYGSVGKRLMFRSICFSMILALMPVLYIVQDSGPCDLSAGSEPFYGPGGLGIEYPTPTNIWTLRPTVKFYSGIYKDLFKQGLLRPGLKGLCVGCGAAHAVLALKENGIPDATGIDRGSCKGKLKRLPFADNSFDFVLSGSVLRARAPALFAVEIERTLKPSGIAIIVLSPSRAFKGSKLLNSLNPTAALFRNSEVVRVTVVGNSSVIALRKIALPSNPVHHCSPLKHNRNLVKLAEPLMENQDNAIYMPRVINLGALDRHVYVEIGLNDTESSISEWFVRAYPKQNRAFEIYAIAVDKAAPASAVNLRGVESLRLKQSKIGGWMKGNLSERDFVAVRIGFPYARELMESGAICLVDELFVVCGHDHGEDGAGCLHLLKDLRKNGVFAHKW; translated from the coding sequence ATGGTTTTAAAACGGACGAAGCTGGGACTCATGTACGGTTCCGTGGGCAAGCGGCTGATGTTTCGCAGCATTTGCTTTTCAATGATCCTGGCCTTGATGCCAGTTCTCTACATCGTCCAGGACTCCGGTCCATGTGACCTCTCGGCTGGATCCGAACCCTTCTATGGTCCAGGAGGTCTAGGGATCGAATACCCTACCCCAACGAATATCTGGACTCTCAGGCCGACTGTGAAATTCTACTCAGGCATTTACAAAGACCTGTTTAAGCAAGGTCTCCTGCGGCCTGGTCTGAAAGGCCTCTGTGTCGGCTGTGGCGCTGCTCACGCTGTATTGGCGTTAAAGGAAAATGGAATCCCTGACGCCACGGGAATCGATCGTGGATCCTGCAAAGGCAAGCTCAAAAGGTTGCCTTTTGCAGACAATTCCTTCGATTTTGTATTATCAGGATCCGTGCTTCGAGCCCGAGCTCCTGCTCTGTTCGCCGTGGAGATCGAACGCACCCTTAAACCTAGCGGGATCGCAATTATAGTCCTGTCGCCCAGCCGGGCGTTCAAGGGTTCAAAACTCCTAAATTCTCTGAACCCTACGGCTGCCCTTTTCAGGAACTCCGAAGTCGTCCGTGTTACCGTGGTGGGGAATTCTTCAGTAATCGCTTTGCGCAAGATTGCTTTGCCATCCAATCCCGTCCATCACTGCTCTCCCCTGAAGCACAACAGGAACTTAGTCAAGCTCGCAGAGCCATTAATGGAGAACCAAGATAATGCCATTTATATGCCTAGGGTTATAAACCTAGGCGCCCTGGACCGCCATGTTTATGTTGAAATTGGGCTTAATGACACTGAAAGCAGTATAAGCGAGTGGTTCGTGAGGGCTTATCCGAAGCAAAACAGGGCGTTTGAAATCTATGCCATAGCCGTGGATAAAGCAGCCCCTGCATCCGCTGTCAATCTCAGGGGAGTCGAATCGTTGCGGCTGAAGCAGAGCAAAATTGGAGGATGGATGAAAGGGAATTTGAGCGAGAGGGATTTTGTTGCTGTGAGAATAGGTTTTCCATATGCGAGGGAATTGATGGAGAGCGGAGCAATTTGCCTTGTCGACGAGCTTTTTGTGGTATGCGGCCATGATCATGGTGAAGATGGTGCTGGCTGTCTGCATCTGCTCAAGGATCTCAGAAAGAATGGCGTTTTCGCACATAAGTGGTAA